The Bacillus sp. NEB1478 genome contains the following window.
CAATCAACAGATACAAGTCAAAAGTTGTAACCTGTACGGCATATACACCAAAGACTGAAATTGCAACAATGATAGGAAGTAAATATTTGGATGGTGTTTCTATAATTTTAGCAAAAACCTTCACAAGGGGCATGTTTAATATTAATAGCATGAGATTTCCTATAAACATACTCGCTATAAGTCCCCAAGCCACGTCGGGATGATCACTGAAAAGCAGCGGGCCTGGCTGAACATTATACATTATGAGTGCACCCATTAAGATAGCTGTTGTTCCAGAGCCGGGAATTCCTAGAGTTAAAAGAGGAATCATCGCGCCTCCTGACGCTGCGTTGTTAGCTGACTCTGGAGCTGCAACCCCTGCAATTGCGCCTTTCCCAAATTTTTCTGGTGTTTTGCTTAGTTTCTTTTCTGCGATATATGAAAAAAAAGAAGCGAGTGTAGCTCCTGCTCCAGGCAGTACACCGATAAAAAATCCAAGAATTGAACCTCGTGCAATTGGCCCGGCGCTTTCTTTTAAATCCTGTTTTGAAGGAATAACTCTTCCAACTTTAGCAATTCTGTCTTGATCCTCATCTTTATGAAGTATGGTTTTAAAGACTTCTCCTAAAGCAAACAATCCTACTGCAACCGTTAAGAATTCAAGTCCCCCGTACAAAATTGGCATATCATAAGTGAATCTTGATACTCCAGATACAGCATCAATCCCAATTGTAGCAAGCAAAAGCCCGGTTACTGTCATAATCCAAGCTTTTGTCATCGATCCTCCTGCAAGTCCGCTTACTGCAGCTAACCCTAATAACATAAGAGAAAAATATTCTGTCGGTCCAAACTTCAATGCCATTTCTGAGAGTGGGTTTGCCAGCAGTACTAACCCGATGATAGAAACGACACCAGCTATAAAAGACCCGATAGCAGCGATGGATAATGCAGAACCAGCCCGACCTTGTTTTGCCATTTGATATCCATCAAGTGTTGTTACAACTGACGAAGATTCACCCGGAGTGTTAAGCAAGATAGAGGTCGTCGAGCCGCCATACATTGCTCCATAATATACCCCTGCTAATAGAATAATAGAACTAGTTGCTGCTGCAGATGGTTCCATTCCGCCAGTTAATGTTGCTGTTACAGGAATTAACAAAGCGACACCGCTCATAGGTCCAATGCCGGGCAAGACGCCAACTGCAGTACCTATTAGAACGCCGATAAAGGCAAAAAATAAGTTTACTGGCTGAATAGCTGTTTGGAAACCTTGCAAAAGAAAATCCAATACACTCATATGATTTACCTCCTAATTAAACCAAACGGGAAATCCCGGTAAGGAACCTTTCAATATATTTACAAATAAAAAGTAAACACAGATTGAAAACAAAGCAGATATCGCAGCATTCTTGAAAAGACTTCCTTTCTCCATCGCCTGAAAGGAAATGAAAAGGAATAAAAACGTACTAATGATATAACCGAAGGTTTCTAAGAATGATGCATAAATAACACTCATAGCAAAAATGATAACAAACCGTTTTA
Protein-coding sequences here:
- a CDS encoding tripartite tricarboxylate transporter permease; this translates as MSVLDFLLQGFQTAIQPVNLFFAFIGVLIGTAVGVLPGIGPMSGVALLIPVTATLTGGMEPSAAATSSIILLAGVYYGAMYGGSTTSILLNTPGESSSVVTTLDGYQMAKQGRAGSALSIAAIGSFIAGVVSIIGLVLLANPLSEMALKFGPTEYFSLMLLGLAAVSGLAGGSMTKAWIMTVTGLLLATIGIDAVSGVSRFTYDMPILYGGLEFLTVAVGLFALGEVFKTILHKDEDQDRIAKVGRVIPSKQDLKESAGPIARGSILGFFIGVLPGAGATLASFFSYIAEKKLSKTPEKFGKGAIAGVAAPESANNAASGGAMIPLLTLGIPGSGTTAILMGALIMYNVQPGPLLFSDHPDVAWGLIASMFIGNLMLLILNMPLVKVFAKIIETPSKYLLPIIVAISVFGVYAVQVTTFDLYLLIGFGLAGYLLAKNDYPLAPLVLGLVLGPMIENNMRRALTTSNGDFMAFIQHPISAFFLICAVLWIVIPFILKLRGKKVVINVEG
- a CDS encoding tripartite tricarboxylate transporter TctB family protein, which produces MRISGFDRYASIFFALIGVTFLIESRKIADSAYGSDVGPNVFPFLLGLILILLSIKLFFETLNSQKKERETLEKLEIKRFVIIFAMSVIYASFLETFGYIISTFLFLFISFQAMEKGSLFKNAAISALFSICVYFLFVNILKGSLPGFPVWFN